The sequence GACCGGAATCGGGGCGGGTGCGTCGGCGGTCATGGGGCGCTCTCCTCTCGTCGAGGGGCGATCATGCCCGCCCGAAACGCTCGCGACCAGCGGCGGACGTCACATCAGCCCCTCTTCCTGCGCCATGTCCTTCAGGCTGCGCTGCGGGCGGGCGCCGATATGGCCGATCACCTCCGCGGCGGCGAGAGCGCCGAGGCGCCCGCAATCGACGAGATCGCGGTCCTGGACCACGCCGGCGAGGAAGCCGCCGGCATAGAGGTCGCCGGCGCCCGTGAGGTCGACGATCCGGTCCACCGGATGGGCGGCCACCGTCTGCGTGCCCTCGCGGGTGACGATCAGCGAGCCGCGCTCCGAGCGGGTGATCACGCCGACGAAGCGGCCCTGGGCGAAGCCCTCCTCGCGCAGCGCCCGCACCGCCTCGTCCTCGTCGGCGGTCTGGTAGAGCGCCTTGATCTCGTGGGTGTTGGCGAAGAGCACGTCGATCAGGCCGTTGCGGGCGAGCTCGAGGAACTCGTCGCGATAACGGTCGACGCAGAAGGAGTCGGAGAGGCTGAGCGCCACCTTGGCGCCCGCGGCATGGGCGATGGTCGAGGCCTTGCGGAAGGCCTCCTTCGCCGCCGGCGGATCCCAGAGGTAGCCCTCGAGATAGATGATCCGGGCGCTCGCCACCGTCTCCTCGTCGATGTCGTCGGGGGAGAGGTTCTGGCAGGCGCCGAGATAGGTGTTCATGGTGCGCTCGCCGTCGGGCGTCACCAGGATGAAGGAGCGCGCGGTCGCCGGGCCGGCGGGATCGGCGTAGCCGGTGTCGAAGCGCACGCCCGTGGCGTTCATGTCGTGCCGGTAGATCCGGCCGAGCTCGTCGTCCTTCACCTTGCCGATGAAGCCGGCGCGCGCGCCGAGCGAGGCGGCGCCGACGGCGGTGTTGGCGGCGCAGCCGCCGGAGATGATCGCCGCCTGGCCCATGCGGGAATACAGGTCTTCCGCGCGCGCCTCGTCGATCAGGTTCATCGAGCCCTTGTGCAGCTTCTCGGCGACGAGGAAGCCCTCGTCGGTATGGGCGATGACGTCGATGATGGCGTTGCCGAGGGTCAGGACATCGAGCGCGGGCATAAAATCCTCAATTGTGTTCGGGATCGGATGGAGCGTCTTCGGCTGGCGGCGGGTCGAGGTTAGAACGGCTTCTCGTCGATCCGTCAAGGTCGCGGACCGCCCCGGCGCTCGGGTCGTCGCCATCCAGAATAGCAAGGCAGGCGGCGATCCGGGCCTCGCCGAGGCCGTCGATCTCGCGCGCGAGACGGTTGGCGAGGAGGACGGCGTCCGGTCCGCAGCCGGCGGCGGGGATCCGCGGGGCCGGGTCGGACAGCTCGGCGAGCCGCTGCAGCTCGTCCGCCTCGTCCCAGATCACCCCGAAATACTGGATCGTGCCCTGGACCAGGGTGAAGGTCGGCCGCCCGCGCTCGCCGCGCTCCAGCGCCGAGAGATAGGCGCTGGAGACGCCCAGATGCGCGGCCATGTGCTTGAGCTGGAGCCCGCGCGCGGCGCGCAGCGCGCGCACGCGCCGGCCGAACGGGGTCAGCGCGCGGGCGTCGCCGTCCGGATCGCGGGAGCGGCGGGGCATGCGGGCGCGCCCTCCTCAGCGGCCGTTGCGGCGGCGCAGGCGCACGTAGAGCGCGCCCTCCCCGCCGTGATGCGGCGCCGCCGGCTCGAAGCCCACCACGACGCCCCTCAGGTCCGGCTCGCGCAGCCAGTGCGGCACGACCCGGCGCAGCACGCCGCGCTCGTCGAACAGGCTGCCCTCCCCCGGCGGTCCGCCCTTGCCGGTGACCACGAGGACGATGCTCGCGCCCTCCGCCGCTTGGCGACGCAGAAAGCCGAGCAGCGCGAAATGCGCCTCGGCCTGGCGCATGCCGTGCAGGTCGAGCGTGGCGTCGGGGCGCCGGGCGCGGCGGTTGAGGGCGGTGCGCTCCTTGCGGGCGAGGGCGGCGAGCGGGGGGATGGGCGGCGGCGCGGGCGGCCGCGGACGATAGGGCGCCGCCGTCGGCGCCCGGGGCTTCTGCGGGGGCGCCTGCGTGGGGGGGCGCGGCGGCGGCGGCGCGGCCGGCGTCACCTTCGGGGGCGCGGACGTCGCGCTTTCAGCCTCGCGATAGCCGTCTCGCCCCTTCAGCGGCGCGACGTGGCGGATCACGTGGCGCCAGAGGCTCTCCTCCTCCTCGGTGAGCTCGCGCTTGCGCCGCCGGCTCATGGCAGCGCTTCCGGCCGCGGTCGCGGCAGCAGGGCGACGAAGGAGACGCGATGGCGGATCAGGCCCGCCTGCGTGCCGGCCTGCGCCCCCGATCCGGC comes from Salinarimonas sp. and encodes:
- a CDS encoding helix-turn-helix domain-containing protein, which translates into the protein MPRRSRDPDGDARALTPFGRRVRALRAARGLQLKHMAAHLGVSSAYLSALERGERGRPTFTLVQGTIQYFGVIWDEADELQRLAELSDPAPRIPAAGCGPDAVLLANRLAREIDGLGEARIAACLAILDGDDPSAGAVRDLDGSTRSRSNLDPPPAEDAPSDPEHN
- a CDS encoding Smr/MutS family protein, whose product is MSRRRKRELTEEEESLWRHVIRHVAPLKGRDGYREAESATSAPPKVTPAAPPPPRPPTQAPPQKPRAPTAAPYRPRPPAPPPIPPLAALARKERTALNRRARRPDATLDLHGMRQAEAHFALLGFLRRQAAEGASIVLVVTGKGGPPGEGSLFDERGVLRRVVPHWLREPDLRGVVVGFEPAAPHHGGEGALYVRLRRRNGR
- a CDS encoding adenosine kinase, with product MPALDVLTLGNAIIDVIAHTDEGFLVAEKLHKGSMNLIDEARAEDLYSRMGQAAIISGGCAANTAVGAASLGARAGFIGKVKDDELGRIYRHDMNATGVRFDTGYADPAGPATARSFILVTPDGERTMNTYLGACQNLSPDDIDEETVASARIIYLEGYLWDPPAAKEAFRKASTIAHAAGAKVALSLSDSFCVDRYRDEFLELARNGLIDVLFANTHEIKALYQTADEDEAVRALREEGFAQGRFVGVITRSERGSLIVTREGTQTVAAHPVDRIVDLTGAGDLYAGGFLAGVVQDRDLVDCGRLGALAAAEVIGHIGARPQRSLKDMAQEEGLM